One stretch of Arachis duranensis cultivar V14167 chromosome 1, aradu.V14167.gnm2.J7QH, whole genome shotgun sequence DNA includes these proteins:
- the LOC107458220 gene encoding chaperone protein dnaJ 11, chloroplastic — MPAILSLSTGPAVKFSFSCNNRASNKRFRRRSPIHAVASPVPATSASLYEVLRVEQDASLTEIKSAFRSLAKLYHPDVAAVRRLPDSDGGSGTDDGDFIVIRNAYETLSDSSARAMYDLSLSSRRRRFPEPLSVKRNSDHYSTRRWETDQCW; from the coding sequence ATGCCGGCAATACTCAGCCTATCCACCGGTCCCGCTGTCAAATTCTCCTTCTCTTGCAACAACCGAGCTTCCAACAAAAGATTCCGCCGCCGTAGTCCGATCCACGCCGTCGCTTCTCCGGTGCCGGCCACATCGGCTAGCCTCTACGAGGTTTTGCGAGTCGAGCAGGATGCGTCGCTGACGGAGATCAAGTCTGCCTTCCGGAGCCTGGCGAAGCTCTACCACCCCGACGTTGCGGCCGTGAGGCGGTTGCCGGATTCTGACGGCGGTTCCGGCACGGACGACGGCGACTTCATCGTGATACGGAACGCATACGAGACGCTATCGGATTCTTCAGCGAGAGCTATGTACGATCTGTCTCTGTCCTCCCGGCGGCGGAGGTTTCCGGAGCCATTGAGCGTGAAACGGAATTCCGATCATTACTCGACCCGAAGATGGGAAACGGACCAATGCTGGTAG